One Microbacterium marinum genomic window carries:
- the fusA gene encoding elongation factor G codes for MAQEVLTDLNKVRNIGIMAHIDAGKTTTTERILFYTGVNHKLGETHDGASTTDWMEQEKERGITITSAAVTCFWNKNQINIIDTPGHVDFTVEVERSLRVLDGAVAVFDGKEGVEPQSETVWRQADKYDVPRICFVNKMDKLGADFYFTVDTIVKRLGAKPLVLQLPIGAENDFVGVIDLVEMRALVWPGDAKGDVTMGAKYEVQEIPADLKDRAEEYRQQLLETVAESDEALLEKFFGGEELSVAEIKGAIRKLTVGGELYPVLCGSAFKNRGVQPMLDAVVDYLPSPLDVPAIEAHDPKDEEKVIERHPDANDPFAALAFKVAVHPFFGRLTYIRVYSGHLDSGAQVINSTKGKKERIGKIFQMHANKENPVESLTAGNIYAVIGLKDTTTGDTLADPAEPVVLESMTFPEPVIEVAIEPKTKADQEKLGLAIQKLAEEDPTFRTELNPETGQTVIKGMGELHLDILVDRMKREFRVEANVGKPQVAYRETIKKTVERHDYTHKKQTGGSGQFAKIQFGIEPLEVTADKTYEFENKVTGGRIPREYIEPTNQGFQDAMQVGVLAGFPMVGVKAILTDGASHDVDSSEMAFKIAGSMGFKEAVRKAGPVLLEPLMAVEVRTPEEYMGDVIGDLNSRRGQIQSMEDGAGIKIVRALVPLSEMFGYIGDLRSKTSGRAVYSMEFDSYSEVPRAVADEIVQKTKGE; via the coding sequence GTGGCACAAGAAGTGCTCACCGACCTCAACAAGGTCCGCAACATCGGCATCATGGCGCACATCGATGCCGGCAAGACGACGACGACCGAGCGCATCCTCTTCTACACGGGTGTCAACCACAAGCTGGGCGAGACCCACGACGGCGCGTCGACGACCGACTGGATGGAGCAGGAGAAGGAGCGCGGCATCACGATCACGTCCGCCGCCGTGACCTGCTTCTGGAACAAGAACCAGATCAACATCATCGACACCCCCGGACACGTCGACTTCACCGTCGAGGTGGAGCGCTCGCTCCGCGTCCTCGATGGCGCTGTCGCCGTCTTCGACGGCAAGGAGGGCGTCGAGCCCCAGTCCGAGACCGTCTGGCGTCAGGCCGACAAGTACGACGTCCCCCGCATCTGCTTCGTCAACAAGATGGACAAGCTGGGTGCCGACTTCTACTTCACCGTCGACACCATCGTGAAGCGCCTCGGCGCCAAGCCGCTCGTGCTGCAGCTCCCGATCGGTGCCGAGAACGACTTCGTCGGCGTCATCGACCTCGTCGAGATGCGCGCACTGGTCTGGCCCGGCGACGCCAAGGGTGACGTGACCATGGGCGCCAAGTACGAGGTCCAGGAGATCCCCGCCGACCTCAAGGACCGCGCCGAGGAGTACCGCCAGCAGCTGCTGGAGACGGTCGCCGAGAGCGACGAGGCCCTGCTCGAGAAGTTCTTCGGTGGCGAGGAGCTCTCGGTGGCCGAGATCAAGGGCGCCATCCGCAAGCTGACCGTCGGTGGCGAGCTCTACCCGGTTCTCTGTGGCTCCGCCTTCAAGAACCGCGGTGTGCAGCCGATGCTCGACGCGGTCGTGGACTACCTCCCCTCGCCCCTCGACGTGCCCGCCATCGAGGCGCACGACCCGAAGGACGAGGAGAAGGTCATCGAGCGTCACCCCGACGCGAACGACCCCTTCGCGGCTCTCGCGTTCAAGGTCGCGGTGCACCCGTTCTTCGGTCGCCTGACCTACATCCGCGTCTACTCGGGTCACCTCGACTCGGGTGCGCAGGTCATCAACTCGACCAAGGGCAAGAAGGAGCGCATCGGGAAGATCTTCCAGATGCACGCCAACAAGGAGAACCCGGTCGAGTCGCTCACCGCGGGCAACATCTACGCCGTCATCGGTCTGAAGGACACCACCACCGGTGACACCCTCGCCGACCCGGCCGAGCCCGTCGTCCTCGAGTCGATGACGTTCCCCGAGCCCGTCATCGAGGTCGCGATCGAGCCCAAGACCAAGGCCGACCAGGAGAAGCTGGGTCTTGCGATCCAGAAGCTCGCCGAAGAGGACCCGACCTTCCGCACCGAGCTCAACCCCGAGACCGGTCAGACGGTCATCAAGGGCATGGGCGAGCTGCACCTGGACATCCTCGTCGACCGCATGAAGCGCGAGTTCCGCGTCGAGGCGAACGTCGGCAAGCCCCAGGTCGCGTACCGCGAGACGATCAAGAAGACCGTTGAGCGTCACGACTACACGCACAAGAAGCAGACCGGTGGTTCGGGTCAGTTCGCCAAGATCCAGTTCGGCATCGAGCCGCTCGAGGTCACGGCCGACAAGACGTACGAGTTCGAGAACAAGGTCACCGGTGGCCGCATCCCGCGCGAGTACATCGAGCCCACCAACCAGGGCTTCCAGGACGCCATGCAGGTCGGCGTGCTCGCCGGCTTCCCCATGGTGGGTGTGAAGGCGATCCTGACCGACGGTGCATCGCACGATGTCGACTCGTCCGAGATGGCGTTCAAGATCGCCGGCTCCATGGGCTTCAAGGAGGCCGTCCGCAAGGCCGGTCCCGTGCTGCTCGAGCCGCTGATGGCCGTCGAGGTGCGTACGCCCGAGGAGTACATGGGCGACGTGATCGGCGACCTGAACTCCCGTCGTGGCCAGATCCAGTCGATGGAGGACGGCGCCGGCATCAAGATCGTCCGCGCCCTCGTTCCGCTGTCGGAGATGTTCGGCTACATCGGCGACCTGCGCTCGAAGACCTCGGGCCGCGCCGTCTACTCGATGGAGTTCGACAGCTACTCCGAGGTCCCGCGCGCGGTGGCCGACGAGATCGTGCAGAAGACCAAGGGCGAGTAA
- the rpsG gene encoding 30S ribosomal protein S7: MPRKGPAPRRVVVNDPVYGAPIVTQLVNKILVDGKKSIAEAIVYTALRGVEAKNGQDAVATLKKALDNVRPTLEVKSRRVGGSTYQVPVEVKPHRANTLALRWLVSYAKGRREKTMTERLQNEILDASNGLGAAVKRREDTHKMAESNRAFAHYRW, translated from the coding sequence ATGCCTCGTAAGGGACCCGCACCCCGCCGCGTCGTCGTCAACGACCCGGTCTACGGTGCACCGATCGTCACCCAGCTCGTGAACAAGATCCTCGTCGACGGCAAGAAGTCGATCGCCGAGGCGATCGTCTACACCGCCCTCCGCGGTGTCGAGGCCAAGAACGGCCAGGACGCCGTCGCGACGCTGAAGAAGGCGCTCGACAACGTTCGCCCCACCCTCGAGGTCAAGAGCCGCCGCGTCGGTGGCTCGACCTACCAGGTTCCCGTCGAGGTCAAGCCGCACCGCGCGAACACGCTCGCGCTGCGCTGGCTGGTCTCGTACGCGAAGGGTCGTCGTGAGAAGACCATGACCGAGCGTCTCCAGAACGAGATCCTCGACGCCTCGAACGGCCTCGGTGCCGCGGTCAAGCGCCGCGAAGACACCCACAAGATGGCCGAGTCGAACCGCGCCTTCGCGCACTACCGCTGGTAA
- the tuf gene encoding elongation factor Tu: MAKAKFERTKPHVNIGTIGHVDHGKTTLTAAISKVLADKFPSATNVQRDFASIDSAPEERQRGITINISHVEYETPKRHYAHVDAPGHADYIKNMITGAAQMDGAILVVAATDGPMAQTREHVLLAKQVGVPYLMVALNKADMVEDEEILELVELEVSELLASQGFAEDAPVVRVSGLKALEGDEKWVQSILDLMDAADENIPDPVRDKDKPFLMPIEDVFTITGRGTVVTGRAERGTLAINSEVEIVGIRPTQKTTVTGIEMFHKQLDEAWAGENCGLLLRGLKRDDVERGQVVVKPGSVTPHTNFEGTAYILSKEEGGRHNPFYTNYRPQFYFRTTDVTGVISLPEGTEMVMPGDTTDMTVELIQPIAMEDGLGFAIREGGRTVGAGTVTKIIK, translated from the coding sequence GTGGCCAAGGCCAAGTTCGAGCGGACCAAGCCGCACGTCAACATCGGAACGATCGGTCACGTCGACCACGGCAAGACCACGCTCACCGCTGCCATCTCGAAGGTGCTCGCCGACAAGTTCCCGTCGGCCACCAACGTGCAGCGTGACTTCGCGTCGATCGACTCGGCTCCCGAAGAGCGTCAGCGTGGTATCACGATCAACATCTCGCACGTCGAGTACGAGACCCCGAAGCGTCACTACGCACACGTCGACGCCCCGGGTCACGCTGACTACATCAAGAACATGATCACCGGTGCTGCCCAGATGGACGGCGCGATCCTCGTGGTCGCCGCCACCGACGGCCCGATGGCTCAGACCCGTGAGCACGTTCTGCTCGCCAAGCAGGTCGGCGTGCCGTACCTGATGGTCGCGCTGAACAAGGCCGACATGGTCGAGGACGAGGAGATCCTGGAGCTCGTCGAGCTCGAGGTCTCGGAGCTCCTCGCATCGCAGGGCTTCGCTGAGGACGCTCCGGTCGTCCGCGTCTCGGGCCTCAAGGCTCTCGAGGGCGACGAGAAGTGGGTCCAGTCGATCCTCGACCTCATGGACGCCGCGGACGAGAACATCCCCGACCCCGTGCGTGACAAGGACAAGCCCTTCCTCATGCCGATCGAGGACGTCTTCACGATCACCGGTCGTGGAACGGTCGTCACCGGTCGCGCCGAGCGTGGCACCCTCGCCATCAACTCCGAGGTCGAGATCGTCGGCATCCGCCCGACGCAGAAGACCACGGTCACGGGTATCGAGATGTTCCACAAGCAGCTCGACGAGGCCTGGGCCGGCGAGAACTGTGGTCTGCTCCTCCGCGGCCTCAAGCGCGACGACGTCGAGCGTGGCCAGGTTGTCGTGAAGCCGGGTTCGGTTACGCCGCACACCAACTTCGAGGGCACTGCCTACATCCTCTCGAAGGAGGAGGGTGGCCGTCACAACCCCTTCTACACGAACTACCGCCCGCAGTTCTACTTCCGTACCACGGACGTGACCGGCGTCATCTCGCTGCCCGAGGGCACCGAGATGGTCATGCCCGGTGACACCACGGACATGACGGTGGAGCTCATCCAGCCCATCGCCATGGAAGACGGACTCGGCTTCGCGATCCGTGAGGGTGGCCGCACCGTCGGCGCCGGCACGGTGACCAAGATCATCAAGTAA
- the rpsL gene encoding 30S ribosomal protein S12, giving the protein MPTIQQLVRKGRSPKVSKTKAPALKANPQQAGVCTRVYTTTPKKPNSAMRKVARVKLRNGTEVTAYIPGEGHNLQEHSLVLVRGGRVKDLPGVRYKIVRGALDTQAVKNRKQARSRYGAKKG; this is encoded by the coding sequence GTGCCAACCATTCAGCAGTTGGTTCGCAAGGGTCGCTCGCCGAAGGTCTCCAAGACCAAGGCGCCCGCCCTGAAGGCGAACCCGCAGCAGGCGGGTGTCTGCACCCGCGTGTACACGACCACGCCCAAGAAGCCGAACTCGGCCATGCGCAAGGTCGCCCGTGTGAAGCTCCGCAACGGCACCGAGGTCACCGCCTACATCCCCGGCGAGGGCCACAACCTGCAGGAGCACTCGCTCGTGCTGGTCCGTGGTGGTCGTGTGAAGGACCTCCCCGGTGTGCGTTACAAGATCGTCCGTGGCGCCCTGGACACCCAGGCCGTCAAGAACCGTAAGCAGGCTCGCAGCCGCTACGGCGCGAAGAAGGGTTGA
- the rpsJ gene encoding 30S ribosomal protein S10 translates to MAGQKIRIRLKSYDHEVIDSSARKIVDTVTRAGATVVGPVPLPTEKNVIAVIRSPHKYKDSREHFEMRTHKRLIDIIDPTPKAVDSLMRLDLPADVNIEIKL, encoded by the coding sequence ATGGCGGGACAGAAGATCCGCATTCGCCTGAAGTCGTACGACCACGAGGTCATCGACTCGTCGGCTCGTAAAATCGTCGACACCGTGACCCGTGCGGGCGCGACGGTCGTGGGCCCGGTGCCCCTTCCGACCGAGAAGAACGTGATCGCTGTGATCCGTTCGCCGCACAAGTACAAGGACAGCCGCGAGCACTTCGAGATGCGCACCCACAAGCGCCTCATCGACATCATCGACCCGACGCCCAAGGCCGTCGACTCGCTGATGCGCCTCGACCTCCCGGCTGACGTCAACATCGAGATCAAGCTCTGA
- a CDS encoding Rv0909 family putative TA system antitoxin, whose product MGIDDVVNKGKDFLEQHKDQIDKTLKSEQAEGVSDKVLDAAAEFVKKVAPDSVDAKVDDVRDNVDRRIGNE is encoded by the coding sequence ATGGGTATCGACGACGTGGTCAACAAGGGCAAGGATTTTCTCGAGCAGCACAAGGACCAGATCGACAAGACGCTGAAGTCCGAGCAGGCCGAGGGTGTCAGTGACAAGGTCCTCGATGCCGCTGCGGAGTTCGTCAAGAAGGTCGCGCCCGACTCCGTCGACGCCAAGGTCGACGACGTGCGCGACAACGTCGACCGCCGGATCGGCAACGAGTAA